The sequence below is a genomic window from Fusobacterium varium.
TAGGAGCTATTGATCAAAGAAAACCAGATATTGTTCAAGTTGAAAAGTGCATAAGATGTTATGCTTGTGTTAAAGTTTGTACTTTTGATGGTAGAGAGATACCTAATAACCCTCTTGGAAAGATTATAAATTTCTTAGAAACAACTTGTATGGATAGAAAAGAGCCAGAATTATTTTATTAAAATAAAGCTTTTTTAGAGAATTTAATATTATGGTATTTTTTAAATAAAGTTGATAAAAAAGGTTTAGTATAATCACAGTTTTGTCACAATTCCATTGTATAATACTATTAAAATTATATTTTAGGAGGAAATTGTGGAAGATTTATTGTATAAACGTATATCTCAAGATCAAGCTAAAGAGATGATGGACACTTTAGATGATTATATTATCTTAGATGTGAGAACAGAATTAGAATTTAAATATGGACATATTCCAAATGCTATAAATATTCCTAATGAAGAGATAGGACACTTTGATCCTTTAAATTTAGAGAACAAAAGCAAACCTATTTTTGTTTATTGTAGAAGTGGGCATAGAAGTCTACAAGCATCTGCAAAATTAGCTTTAATGGGTTATGATAATATATATGAATTTGGTGGAATTATCACTTGGGAATATGAGATAACTAAATAAGAGAGAGCCGAAGAAACTATTTTTTCTTCGGCTTTTTTGATTACAAATTATATTTTTTATAAGCATTAGTATATTTTATTTTAAACCACTCTCTCAAGCTTTGAGGCTCAAGAATCTCAATCTCATCAAGAAAATATGCAAAATAACGTTTTGCCTTCTCCTCAGAGCATTGAAACTCATAAAATTCATTATTTTTTGATATAATTTCAGGTCTATTTATATTAAGAAGCTTTAAAATTCTCTCTCCCTCAGGAGTTAAAATAGCTTTTATCTTCTTATCTTGTGATAAAAATGGATCAAAATTAAGAATAACTTTCTCTACAAACTCCATATCTTCCCAAACTTGTACCTCTCTAGTTATAAAAACTGTATCTATATTATAAATATGATAGTTCCTATATTTATTTTCTAAAAAATCATAGCAAAATAGATAATTTGCCAATTCTAACTTTGAACTTCCTATAAAAAATGGAAGAATAGTAACCTCTCTCTTATCATTGAAGTGTATCTTAACTTTCCTTTTCTCCTTTATTCCAATCTCTAATCTCTCAATAACTGATTTAAAAACAAATAACTCTCTATTTTTTCGAGATTGATTTGTATATTTATGTAGAAGTTTTCTAAAAAAATCAGCCTCTATCTGAATATTTTTTTCACACAGAAAATCGTAATAAATCTTAAAATTACTTTTATTTAGATTAAACTGAATAATATCTTTTTCTCCATCAAAAATTGTATCATCATTTAATCTTTCCTCTCTCATATGCTCAAATATATAGTTTAAAAGATAGTTTTTAGTTACCTTAAAAGTTTCACAATCTGACTCAAGAATTTTAATAATGTTTTTAGGAAGAGTAACCCTAATTTTTTTCTCCATAATTAGCACCTTCTTTCTGTAATTTTATCATCTTCTATTTTAACATATAAATTGCTAAAAGGTACATATTACTTTAAATATTTAGCAATATATGGTATATTGAAAGGTAGATAACAATTTTTGTTTAATAAAGGAGTACAAAATAATGAAAAATTTTATCAAAAAATTAAAGGAGAAAATTCTATTAGGTAAAAAAATAGATTTTAAAGAAGCTAAAAAATTAATTGAGATAAAAATAGATGATAGTGAAAACTTAAATGAACTATTTTCTTCAGCTGATGAGATACGTGAAAAGTTTTGTGGTAATAGTTTCGATCTTTGCACAATTATCAATGCAAAATCTGGAAAATGTAGTGAAGATTGTAAATATTGTGCTCAGTCTAGCCATTTTAAAACAAATACCAGCGTATATCCTCTAGTTAGTGAAAATATAGCCCTTGAAGAGGCTAAAAAAGTTGAAGCAGAGGGAGCACATAGATTTTCTCTTGTAACAAGTGGAAAGGGAATCTTAGATAATAGTGAAGAACTATATAAATTAGAAAATATCTATAAAAAATTAAAAGATGAAACTACTCTTTCTTTATGTGCCTCACATGGAATTTGTAGCAAAGAGGTATTATCTAAATTAAAAAAAGCAGGGGTTACAACTTATCACCACAATCTTGAAGCTTGTGCAGATTTTTATCCTAATATTTGCTCAACACATACACATGAAGATAGAGTTAAAACTGTTTTAGCTGCTAAAGAGGCTGGTTTAAAAGTGTGTAGTGGGGGTATTTTAGGTTTAGGTGAAACACCTATTGATAGAATAAAACTTGCCTTTGAGTTAAGAGAATTAGACATTGACTCTGTACCTATCAATATTTTAACCCCTATACCTGGGACACCTCTTGAAAATTCTCAAGAGATTGAACCACTTGAACTTGTAAAAACTATGGCAGTATTTAGATTTATTCTACCTAATAAAGCTTTGAGATATGCAGGGGGGAGAGTAAAACTTAGAGAGTTCCAAAGTCTAGGAATAAGAGCTGGAATAAATTCAGCTTTAACAGGAAACTTTTTAACTACAACAGGAAATACAATTGAAAGTGATAAAAAAATGATAAGAGGCGAGGGATATGAAATTAAGTAAAGGATACTTTGTAATAGGAACAGATACAGGAATAGGAAAAACTTATGTAAGTACTCTTTTATTTAAAGGAGTTAGTAAAATAGGTGGAACTTACTATAAGCCAGTTCAAAGTGGAGCTTTTGAGATGTTTGGTAAATTAGTATCTCCAGATGTTGAGTTTATGTGTGAATTTAATAAGATACCATATAATAGTGAGATGACTACATATCTTTTAAAACCAGAGGTTTCTCCACATTTAGCTGCTGAAATTGATGATGTTGAAATTGATCCAGAGAAAATTAAAAGTGATTGGTTGGAATTAAAAGAGAGATATAGTACAGTTATTGTAGAGGGAGCAGGGGGATTGTATGTTCCTATAATAAGAAATAGATTCTATATGTATGATCTGATTAAAATGTTAGAAACACCTGTAATTCTAGTTTCTAGTAATCGTGTAGGAACTATTAACCACACTATGATGACTATAAATTGTTTAAAAAATATGGGTATCAAAGTACAAGGAATAATCTTTAATAAGATAGAGAAAAATTTTGATAGAACTGGATATGAAAATGATAATATAAAAGTTATCCAAGATATGAGTGGTATTAAAAATATGATGATTTTAGATTTTGAACAGGAAAGTTTTGATCAAGAGGAATTGATTAGATTTTTAGAATTAAGAGAGGAAGAAAAATAATGAAAGAATTAACAGAACTTCAACAAAAAGATTTACAATATATTTTTCACCCTTGTTCACAGATGAAAGATTATGAAAATCTTCCCCCAATGGTGATAAAAAAAGCTAAGGGAATATATTTAGAAGATGAACTAGGTAATAAGTATATGGATTGTGTTTCTAGCTGGTGGGTAAATCTTTTTGGACACTGTAATGATAGAATAAACAAAGTTATTTGGGAACAGATAAACAATCTTGAACATGTACTTTTTGTTAACTTTTCTCATGAGCCAGCTATTGAGTTAGTTGAAAGATTACATAAAGTTGTACCAAAAGGAATAGATAAATTTTTATTTGCTGATAATGGTTCATCAAGTATTGAAATGGCATTGAAATTAAGCTTTCAATATCATCAGCAAACAGGGTCAAAGGAGAAGAAAAAATTTGTCTCTTTAGTAAATGCTTATCATGGAGAAACAATAGGAGCTTTAGGGGTAGGAGATGTTGATATATTTACCTCTACATATAGACCTTTGATAAAAGAGGGGATAAAAGCTAAAGGACCAGATTGTTTCTATTGTCCTTTTAAGAAAAATTTTGATTGTTGTGAAGCTGAATGTTTCAGTGATATGGAAAATATTATTGAAAACAATCATAAAGAGATAGCTGCTGTTATAATTGAACCTATGGTACAAGGGGCAGCAGGAATGAAGATATACTCTCCTAAATATATAAAAAAATTGAGAGAGATTACAAAAAAATATAATATTCATCTTATAGCCGATGAGATTGCTATGGGATTTGGAAGAACAGGAAAGATGTTTGCTATGGAACATGCTGGAGTTAGTCCAGATATAATGTGTATGGCAAAGGGGCTTTCAGCAGGTTACTACCCTATGTCAATTATCGGTATAACTAATGAGATCTATGATGCTTTCTATTGTGACTATTTAGAGGGAAAATCATTTTTACATTCTCACACATATTCTGGTAACCCTATTGGTTGTAGAATTGCTGTGGAAGTTTTAAAAATATTTGAGGAAGAAAAGATTTTAGATGTTGTTGCTAAAAAAGGAGAGTATCTGAGAAAAAAAGCTACTGAACTTTTTGCTAATCATCCAAATGTTGGAAAGTATAGACAAATAGGTTTAATAGGTGCTTTGGAGTTTGTTAAAAACAAAGAAACAAAAGAACTTTTTGATTCAAAAGAGAGAGCAGGTTATGAAATATATAAGATTGCTCTAAAAAAAGGAGCATTATTAAGACCTCTAGGAAATATAATCTATTTTATGCCACCATATATAATAACTGAAGAGGAAATTGATAAAATGCTTATGATTTGTAAAGAGTCTATTGATGAGTATTTAGCTAGAAAAAAATAACATTTGTTAATGCTCAACTATTTATATATAAAGAAAATATTTAAAAAGAAAAATACTATCATAATATCAACTAAAGCCGTAATTCACTAGAGAATATTAGAATCCCTCAGCGAAATGAAGTTAAGAAAATGCAACGTGTTTGAGACGAAGTCGAGTTTTGCATTTTCAACGGAATGAGCAATAGGGATTCTTTATTCTTTAGTATGGAGGCTAGTTGATATTAAAAATATAAGTTTTGGAAATTAGACTTAAAAAAATAACCTAGTAATATAAAAAAATTGAACTTTAAATTAAATAATCTTTTTTTCTAATCAAATCTCCATTTTAAAATTATTAACCCCTATTGAATTAGCATAACCAGTTCCCCATTTAACTAATGATTCTAAAATAGGTATAAGAGTTTCTCCATGTTCAGTGAGAGTATATTCAACTTTTGGAGGAACCACAGGGTATACCTTTCTATTTATCAACTTATCCTCTTCCAATTCACGAAGTTGCCTTGTTAACATTCTCTCATTTATACTTGGAATAAATCTTTTCAATTCACTATGTCTAGCCACTTTATTTATGCTTATGTAATATAAAATAATTGGTTTCCATTTTCCACCTACAATATCTAATGATGGTAGGAATAATTACTATACCTGTTGAGATAGAGTATTTTGGAAAGAAAGTTACTATTATTAGAAATCTTTTGACTTTTATATTTTCATTTATTGTAGCAGGAGTAATGGGAGTGATATTATGATAAAAAAATTCTTAAATAGATATAAATTCTTTGTTATTCTTTTAATAGTCAATCTAATTTTACTTTTTGCAGCTCCAGAAATTGGAAAAAAATCCTTTAAGATAACTTATGATAATCTTCTAGAGATGTTAGGAGTAATTCCACCTATTTTTATATTATTGGGAATTTTAGATGTATGGTTAAAAAAGGAAACTATGATTAAATATATGGGAAAAGAATCTGGAATTAAAGGGTTATTACTCTCTTTTATAATTGGTGCAACAGCAGCAGGACCTCTTTATGCAGCCTTTCCAGTTGCTGGTATTCTTTTAAAAAAGGGAACAAGTATATTTAATGTTCTTATCTTTATTGGAGCTTGGTCAACTATGAAGATACCTCTATTAATATTCGAATCAATTGCTTTAGGTTATAATTTTTCAATGTTACGTTTAGGAATTAATATTATTGGTATACCTTTAATAGCTTTTATAATAAATCTATTTTTAAAAGAGGAAGATAGAGAGGAGATATATCAATTAGCTCAAGAAAAAAACATTTAATTTAAAAGGACTAAATAAATCCCTTAATGATTTACTTAGTCCTTTTTAGCTATAATTACTCCAAGGAAACTATACCCCAAAATTTATCTTTAAAAAATATAAGGATATTTTTAATATCTAAGGGATTAAATTTAACTGTTACTGTTTCCCCTTCAAAATCTTTCAATCTTTCGTCACTATATATTAAATTATTAACCCTTATTGAGTTTCTAGTTACCTTCCTATTAACTTCCTGTAAAAAAATATCAAGATTCCTAATATAATTTAGACTTTCTAAAGAATCGTTATTATATATAAAATTATATTTAGGATTTTCAAGATAGACATATGAATTTAAAAACTCCTTTAACTCTTCATAAGATAATCTTTTCTCTCTTTCAGAATAAAATTTTTCAATATCTTCTATAAGATAATCTATAAATTTTAGTATCTCCTTATTCTCAGTAAAATATTCTGAAACCTTAATTCCTAATGTATCATAGATATTTTTTAGTATCTTTTTATTACTTATATTTTCAGAAGAGACTAAAATATCTTGTGGCTTGATATATTTATTATTAAAAATAGAGATCTTTAATAGTGTCTCTCTTATAAAAGCAAGTAACACATATAAATTTGATTGGGTATAATTTAATTCAAAACTTATAGGTTTCATATCTGCCACATCTAAAGATATAAGAAGCTGAGGGACAATTTTTTCATCCTCATTATCAGAAACTAAAATATATAGTGGTATCTCTAAAATCAAATATACTAAATTTTCTTTCTTTATTTTTTTCAAATGAAAAGAGGTAGTTTTATTAAAAAAACCATCAAGATTACTAACTATTCTATAAAAAGTTGGATAACTTATATTATATTTTGAAGATAGCTTTTTTACAAAAATAGAGTATAGTTGTGAAATCTTTGTTTCCTCACACTCACGACAAAACTCCTCTATAATTTTAATCCCTTTATTATCTACTTTTCTAAATGAATCTTTGTCGGTACGCTGTTTTTTATCTAACCCCAAAACTCCATTTTTTTTATAAGCATTAACCCATCTTTTAAGAGTAGCATAAGAGACCCCACTCTCCTCTTCGATAGTTTTTAACTTTTTTTCTTTTCTTAAAAAAGGCTCAATTATTTTGAAACGCTGTATCTGTAATTCTTTTTCTTTCTCCAATTTTTTGACTTCACCACACTTAAATAAATCATAGTATTAATTAGATAATACTATATTTATCAAAAAAAATCAACTTATTCTAATATAACATCTTCTAATTTAAAAAAGCTCATTTTATTCGAAAAAAACTTGACATTTTTTTAAAAAAAGATTATTATCAGAAATATAAAACAAAAACTTAAGGAGGAAGAAATGAAAATTTTTGCAGAAGTACAAAAAGTTGGAAAAGCTTTAATGACACCAGTTGCAATTCTTCCAGCAGCAGGACTATTTCTTGCTTTTGGAAATAAACTACAATATCCTTTAATGGAGCAAGCAGGACAGGTAATTTTTAGTAACCTTCCTTTACTTTTTGCAATAGGAGCAGCTATCGGTTTAGTTGGAGGAGATGGAGTTGCAGCTCTATCAGCAGTAGTAGCTATATTGATTATGAATACAACAATGGGAATTGTGTCAGGAGCAGCAGCAGGGTTAGCAGCTGGAGATGCCTCTTATGCTATGGTATTAGGGATTCCTACTCTACAAACAGGAGTGTTTGGAGGACTAATAGCAGGGGTTATAGCTGCTATCTGTTATAATAAATTTTATAAAACTGAATTACCTCAATTTTTAGGTTTCTTTGCTGGAAAGAGATTAGTTCCAATAGTTACAGCAATAATTGCTTTTTTAGTAGGTTTAGCAATGCCAATTATATGGCAACCTGTACAAACAGGGTTAGCTCATCTTTCATATCTTGCAAATGAAGTTAATACAAATGTATCAACTTTTATCTTTGGAGTAATTGAAAGAGCTCTTATTCCTTTTGGACTTCATCACATATTCTATGCACCTTTCTGGTATCAATTTGGTGAGTATACAAATAAGGCTGGAGAGATAGTTAATGGAGATCAAGCTATTTGGTTTGCTATGCTTAGAGATGGAGTTACTAATTTTTCAAGTACAACATATCAAGGAGCAGGAAAATTCTTAACAGGAAAATTTGTATTTATGATGTTTGGTTTACCAGCAGCAGCTCTTGCAATGTATCAAGAAGCTAGACCTGAAAATAAAAAAATTGTAGGGGGAATTCTTTTCTCTGGAGCTTTAACAGCATTTTTAACAGGGATTACAGAACCATTAGAGTTTTCATTCCTATTTGTAGCTCCTATTCTTTATGGAATTCACTGTATTTTTGCAGGACTTTCATTTATGTTAATGAATCTATTTAATGTAAGAATAGGTATGACTTTTTCAGGAGGGTTTATTGATTATATAGCTTTTGGAGTTTTACCAGGTACAACAGGTTTTGAAACTAATTGGTATATGGTAATTATTGTAGGACTATGTCTATCAGTAATCTACTATTTTGGTTTCAGATTTGCAATTAGAAAATTTAATCTAATGACTCCAGGAAGAGAAAAAGTTGAGACAAGTGAAGTTAAAAATGAAAAAGAGATTAAAAGTGATGAACTTGCAGTAGGGGTACTTGAAGCATTAGGTGGAAAGGATAACTTAATCTCTCTAGATGCTTGTATCACAAGATTGAGAGTAGAGGTAAAAGATACTAAAAATGTTAATGAGAATGCTTTAAAATCTCTAGGAGCTTCAGGGGTTTTAAAAGTGGGAAGTAACGGTGTTCAAGCTATTTTTGGAGCAAAGGCACAATTTATATGTAACGATCTTAAAAAAATAACAGGTATTTAAAAAAGGCTATAAGGGAAAAAGGGATTAGAAATAGAAAAAGAGTTGAAAAATCGAAAATGATTTAACAACTCTTTTTTATTTATCTCTCTACCCAATTAAATATACAATCTCTTGTTTTTTCAACAATCTCCTCATAACTCATGTCCTTTGGTTCAATTCTTTCAAAGAATCTAATCTCTACATTAGATGATTTAGGGAATTTAGAGTTTGAAGGGAATGCCTCAAAAGCTCCTTTAATTCCGAAAGGAACAATAGGTATATTTAACTCTTTAGCCAGTATAGCAAAAGCTTTTTTAAATTCTAACATCTTACCATCTCTAGTTCTAGCTCCTTCAGGGAATATAGCTACACTTTTTCCACTTCTCAATACCATAGCTAGAGTTTGAAGAACCTCTCCTAAATTTTTATTAATATCAACTAATATTACATTTGAATTCTCTCCAAGAGTTTTCATATACCCTTTTGAGAAATGTTTTACCTTAGCTAGATAATAAACATTGTTTAACACATTTGTAGGGACAACATGGTTAAACAAGAAAGCATCTAAGAAACTTTGATGATTTCCTGCATAGATAACAGGGTCAGTTGTAATATTCTCTGCTCCCTCTTTTTTAACTCTAATATACAATTTGAAAACTATCCATAAAATAGCTTTACCTATCTTTGTAACAATATTAGATTTTGGAAGCTCAACATCAATATCTTTATTTAGATACTCTTTCCAGTTTACCTCTTCAATTACATTTTCTCCTCTATTCTCCTTAATATATTCAGCTAATTTTTCAACTGTGGAGTTTTCGATTATAAGCTCTTCAGATGCTTTAATTCCAAATGTGCTTTCTAAATATGTTAAAAGTTCAACCATATCTAGTGAGTCCGTTCCTAAGTCTAGCTCAATATGTGCAAAAGGAGTTACAGGTTTTTTCTTAACTTTTACAAGATAATCTTTTAACATTGTATACTCTTCAAATTTTGGCTCTTCAATTACAATATTTTCATTATCCTTACCTTTTAACATCTCAGGTATCATAAATCTTCTAATTTTACCTATCTTAGTTTTTGGCATCTCCTCTTGAACAATTCTAATATCAAGAATTTTTTTGTAGTTAGGAGCTTTTCCATTATATGAGTCAATAACTCCCCATTTTAAAGTTTCCTTAATATTAGTAACTTTTTCCTCAGAGATCTTTTGGAAGTTAGGATAGATAACAGCTGTTAAAACTGAATCAATTTCAGCTACAACAATCTCTTGAATCAAGTTTGTTTTTCCCATTATCCATTGTTCTATCTCAATAGGGTTGATATTTTTACCATTAGATAAAACTATCATCTCTTTTTTTCTACCTGTAACATATAGGTAGTCATTTTTAATCTCTCCAAGATCCCCTGTGTGTATCCATCCATCTCTATCAATAGTTTCAGCAGTAGCCTCAGGTCTTTTGTAATATCCCTTCATTACATTTCTACCTCTAGCTATAATCTCTCCATCATCAGCTATTTTAACTTCAATTCCTGGTAAAATCTTACCTGCTGATCCTGGCATAATTTCATTTAACGGAGTAAAAGAGATCATAGGAGCAGTTTCAGTCATTCCATAACCTTCACAAATTTTTATACCTAAAGTAAGAAAATCTCTAGCAATTTTAGGATCTAATTTAGAACCTCCAGATACAAAAAATCTTAAATTTCCACCAAAATTATCATGAACTTTTTTAAATATCTTTCTACTAAAACTTATATTATTAATTTTTTCAGCTAGTTTAAATATACCTTTTGTTACTTTACTAGCATTTATTTTTTCCATAATTTTTTGATGTAGCATCTCCCAAAGTCTTGGAACACCTATCATCATAGTTACCTTATATTTTTGGAAGGCATCTACCATAGCTTGAGATGACATCTCTTTTAAAAATACAATAGTTGCTCCCTTAGCTAAAGGAATAACTCCTGATCCCAATAATGGAAAGATATGGTGCATAGGAAGAAGTGCTAAAACAATATCTTCTTGAACAAACATATTGTATTTATCAAGCCCTTCAACATTTATTAAAATATTATCAAATTTCAGCATTACACCTTTAGGATTTCCAGTAGTACCTGAAGTATAAAGCATAAGAGCCACATTTTCAGGAGCTGGAGCATTAATTACAAGCTCACCATCAAACTCTTTATCTGCTATTTCATCAACAACAGCTATCCCTAAAGTTTTTCCTGAAATTTCAAGAGCTTTTTGCACTTTTGGAAGATTTCCTTGAGATGTATAGATATATTTTGAGTCAGAATCATTTATATAGTAAACTAACTCCTCTCCACTAAGTGAAGCATCTAAACAAACACAAGTTCCTGATTTGTCCCATGTTCCTAAAAAAGAGTAAAGAAGCTCTGGTCTATTTTCCATAAATATTATAACCTTATCTTCATTCTCAATAGGAAACTCTTGAGAAAAGATCTTAGATTTTACAATAGCCTCTTTATAACTAATTTCTTTCCCATCATAAATTATTGCAGTTTTATTATAATCTTTTACAAACTTCAAAATATTCCCCCTAAAAATTACAAATGTTTTTACTATATTCTACCATTTACTACATAAAATTACAAATGTTTTTTATTGGAGAGATTACAAGCTATCTATTTCTACATTTAAAATCATTAATTTAGAAAATACACTAAATAATGATGATATTCTTATCTCTTTAATCCCTTTTAAGTATTCAGGAATAAACACTTTTATTCCATCAACTTCAATAATTTTATACTCAAAATTTTTATCTTTTAATTCTTGCATATCTTTTATGAATTCACCCTGAATTACATCACGACAGCCAGCTCACCCAAAGCTTTGAATCTCTTTTTTCAAAACAATTCCAATAAAATTGTTTTTCTTCACATATTTTATTACTTTTTCTTTAATCTCTATCATCTCTACCTCCTTTATTCTTTATTAAAATAGTATAGTTTTATTTTACCATTTTTTTTGAGAATTTTGAACTCTATCTCTTTAAACTATTGATACTAAAAGAAAAATAAAGTATAATAGTAGAAAAGAGATACATTTATTCTAAATTTATACTCAAAAAAATTTAAACAGGGGAAGAAATAATATATTACCTATGAAATAAAAAATTATTTTCATATACTTGAAGTGATAAAATATTTTATTTCAAAAATAGGGTTTACATATTTTAATTTTTGTATTATAATATATTGTTGAAAATTTATAAGTTTTAAAGGAGAATGAGATGGGAAGATTAATTGGAACTGTTTCAAGAGGGCTTCGTGCTCCTATTATTCATCAAGGAGATAAAATTGAAGATTTTGTTGTAGATGCTGTTTTAGCTGCTGTTGAAAGTGATGGAATCACTTTAAGAGACAGAGATATCGTAGCAATGACTGAGTCAATTGTTGCAAGAGCACAAGGAAACTATGCTTCAATAGATGACATTGCAGCTGATGTAAAAGCAAAATATGGAGATAACACAATAGGTGTAATATTCCCTATTTTAAGTCGTAACAGATTTTCAGTATGTTTAAAAGGAATAGCAAAAGGAGCTAAAAAAATAGTTTTAATGTTCAGCTATCCTTCTGATGAAGTTGGAAACCATTTTATTGATATGGAGCTTTTAGATGAGAAAGGTGTAAACCCTTGGAGTGATATTCTTACTGAAGCTGAATTTACTGAAAAATTTGGAAAACCTCTTCATGAATTTACAGGAGTAAACTATATTGAATATTACTCTGAACTTATTAAAGAACAAGGAGCAGAAGTAGAAGTAATTTTTGCTAATAACCCAACAGCAATCTTAAACTATACTGACTGTGTACTTAACTGTGATATTCATACTCGTTTCAGAACTAGAAAACTTCTTAGAAAAGCTGGAGCTAAAATTGTATTCGGAATGGATGAAATTTTAACTTCTTCTAATAATGGAAGTGGATACAATGCTGATTACGGACTATTAGGTTCAAATAAAGCAACTGAAGATAGTATCAAACTTTTCCCTCGTGATTGTATGGATACTGTTGCTACTATCCAAAAAATGTTCCTTGATAAAACAGGAAAACATATTGAAGTAATGGTTTATGGAGATGGAGCATTTAAAGATCCAGTTGGAAAAATTTGGGAACTTGCTGACCCAGTTGTATCACCAGGATATACTGCTGGACTTGAAGGAACACCAAACGAAATTAAATTAAAATATCTTGCTGACAACGATCTTGCAGGACTAACAGGAGAAGAATTAAATAAAGCTGTTGCTAATGCTATTAAAAACAAAGATGCTGATCTTAAAGGACAAATGATAACTCAAGGAACTACTCCTAGAAGACTTACTGACCTTATTGGATCACTTTGTGACTTAACTTCTGGAAGTGGAGATAAAGGAACACCTATTATTTTAATTCAAGGATATTTTGATAACTATATAGATGACTAATATTTTTTATACTACATCCAACATCTTAGGTAACTGAGATGAAGGATGTAGTTTTTTTATTATTAGTTATTGCAATCTGCTTCCTGTCAAGTACTCTATTTAATTATCAACATTTTTTTCTTTAAATTTCCTGTATTCTATTTGACTTCTATTCCCTAAATTTTGAGATTATATTAATTATCTATTTGTTTTTTCTACCAACACTATTTGACAAAGAGCCTTAATAGCTGAGTAGTTACAATTAATTAGTAATTATTATTAAACTTTTAAATAAATAAATTTTATCATAGAAAGTACTAATTTACAGAAATAAGTTCACACCCTCAATTTTTAGCTGATTTTTTATTTTTTGTAATCACATAGCTGAGTAGTTACGTCTTTTTTATATAAAATAAAAAAAGACCCAAGCCCATTTTTTTGAGCTCAAGTCTTAAAGTTTAATTTATAGCTAAGTAGCTACTTTTTTTTAATTATAGGATATAAATTTTTATATAAGTTATTTTTCTTCTCTTGTAGTTGTTGGAAGAATTCCTTCTACTTCTGAATGAGGTCTAGGAATTACATGTACAGATATTAATTCTCCAACACGTTGAGCTGCTGCTGCTCCTGCATCTGTAGCTGCTTTAACTGCTCCAACGTCTCCTCTAACC
It includes:
- a CDS encoding Mu transposase C-terminal domain-containing protein translates to MEKEKELQIQRFKIIEPFLRKEKKLKTIEEESGVSYATLKRWVNAYKKNGVLGLDKKQRTDKDSFRKVDNKGIKIIEEFCRECEETKISQLYSIFVKKLSSKYNISYPTFYRIVSNLDGFFNKTTSFHLKKIKKENLVYLILEIPLYILVSDNEDEKIVPQLLISLDVADMKPISFELNYTQSNLYVLLAFIRETLLKISIFNNKYIKPQDILVSSENISNKKILKNIYDTLGIKVSEYFTENKEILKFIDYLIEDIEKFYSEREKRLSYEELKEFLNSYVYLENPKYNFIYNNDSLESLNYIRNLDIFLQEVNRKVTRNSIRVNNLIYSDERLKDFEGETVTVKFNPLDIKNILIFFKDKFWGIVSLE
- a CDS encoding PTS transporter subunit EIIC, with translation MKIFAEVQKVGKALMTPVAILPAAGLFLAFGNKLQYPLMEQAGQVIFSNLPLLFAIGAAIGLVGGDGVAALSAVVAILIMNTTMGIVSGAAAGLAAGDASYAMVLGIPTLQTGVFGGLIAGVIAAICYNKFYKTELPQFLGFFAGKRLVPIVTAIIAFLVGLAMPIIWQPVQTGLAHLSYLANEVNTNVSTFIFGVIERALIPFGLHHIFYAPFWYQFGEYTNKAGEIVNGDQAIWFAMLRDGVTNFSSTTYQGAGKFLTGKFVFMMFGLPAAALAMYQEARPENKKIVGGILFSGALTAFLTGITEPLEFSFLFVAPILYGIHCIFAGLSFMLMNLFNVRIGMTFSGGFIDYIAFGVLPGTTGFETNWYMVIIVGLCLSVIYYFGFRFAIRKFNLMTPGREKVETSEVKNEKEIKSDELAVGVLEALGGKDNLISLDACITRLRVEVKDTKNVNENALKSLGASGVLKVGSNGVQAIFGAKAQFICNDLKKITGI
- a CDS encoding AMP-binding protein, with product MKFVKDYNKTAIIYDGKEISYKEAIVKSKIFSQEFPIENEDKVIIFMENRPELLYSFLGTWDKSGTCVCLDASLSGEELVYYINDSDSKYIYTSQGNLPKVQKALEISGKTLGIAVVDEIADKEFDGELVINAPAPENVALMLYTSGTTGNPKGVMLKFDNILINVEGLDKYNMFVQEDIVLALLPMHHIFPLLGSGVIPLAKGATIVFLKEMSSQAMVDAFQKYKVTMMIGVPRLWEMLHQKIMEKINASKVTKGIFKLAEKINNISFSRKIFKKVHDNFGGNLRFFVSGGSKLDPKIARDFLTLGIKICEGYGMTETAPMISFTPLNEIMPGSAGKILPGIEVKIADDGEIIARGRNVMKGYYKRPEATAETIDRDGWIHTGDLGEIKNDYLYVTGRKKEMIVLSNGKNINPIEIEQWIMGKTNLIQEIVVAEIDSVLTAVIYPNFQKISEEKVTNIKETLKWGVIDSYNGKAPNYKKILDIRIVQEEMPKTKIGKIRRFMIPEMLKGKDNENIVIEEPKFEEYTMLKDYLVKVKKKPVTPFAHIELDLGTDSLDMVELLTYLESTFGIKASEELIIENSTVEKLAEYIKENRGENVIEEVNWKEYLNKDIDVELPKSNIVTKIGKAILWIVFKLYIRVKKEGAENITTDPVIYAGNHQSFLDAFLFNHVVPTNVLNNVYYLAKVKHFSKGYMKTLGENSNVILVDINKNLGEVLQTLAMVLRSGKSVAIFPEGARTRDGKMLEFKKAFAILAKELNIPIVPFGIKGAFEAFPSNSKFPKSSNVEIRFFERIEPKDMSYEEIVEKTRDCIFNWVER
- a CDS encoding coenzyme F420-0:L-glutamate ligase, with amino-acid sequence MGRLIGTVSRGLRAPIIHQGDKIEDFVVDAVLAAVESDGITLRDRDIVAMTESIVARAQGNYASIDDIAADVKAKYGDNTIGVIFPILSRNRFSVCLKGIAKGAKKIVLMFSYPSDEVGNHFIDMELLDEKGVNPWSDILTEAEFTEKFGKPLHEFTGVNYIEYYSELIKEQGAEVEVIFANNPTAILNYTDCVLNCDIHTRFRTRKLLRKAGAKIVFGMDEILTSSNNGSGYNADYGLLGSNKATEDSIKLFPRDCMDTVATIQKMFLDKTGKHIEVMVYGDGAFKDPVGKIWELADPVVSPGYTAGLEGTPNEIKLKYLADNDLAGLTGEELNKAVANAIKNKDADLKGQMITQGTTPRRLTDLIGSLCDLTSGSGDKGTPIILIQGYFDNYIDD